Proteins from a single region of Acinonyx jubatus isolate Ajub_Pintada_27869175 chromosome D3, VMU_Ajub_asm_v1.0, whole genome shotgun sequence:
- the SLC35E4 gene encoding solute carrier family 35 member E4: protein MCRCSLEHHDGRMTSAEAVAVASGARVAGSPEWPPDTPQALGRPGRVRVAVAALVWLLAGASMSSLNKWIFTVHGFGRPLLLSALHMLAAALACRWGAQRPMPSRTRRQVLLLSFTFGTSMACGNVGLSAVPLDLAQLATTTTPLITLALSALLLGRRHHPLQFAAMGPLCLGAACSLAGELRTPPAGCGFLLAATCLRGLKSIQQSALLQEERLDAVTLLYATSLPSFCLLAGAALVLEAGVAPPPAPTNSHLWACILISCLLSVLYNLASFSLLALTSALTVHVLGNLTVAGNLILSRLLFGSRLSALSYVGIALTLSGMFLYHNCEFVASWAARRGLWRRDQTGKGL from the exons ATGTGTCGCTGCTCACTGGAGCACCATGACGGCAGGATGACCTCAGCGGAGGCAGTGGCAGTGGCCAGTGGTGCTCGGGTGGCTGGGTCCCCCGAGTGGCCCCCCGACACTCCCCAGGCCCTTGGTCGGCCTGGCCGGGTCAGGGTGGCAGTGGCAGCGCTGGTGTGGCTGCTGGCAGGAGCCAGCATGTCGAGCCTCAACAAGTGGATCTTCACTGTGCATGGCTTCGGGCGGCCCCTCCTGCTCTCAGCGCTGCACATGCTGGCAGCAGCATTGGCATGCCGCTGGGGGGCACAGCGCCCCATGCCCAGCCGCACCCGCCGCCAAGTGCTGCTGCTTAGCTTCACCTTCGGCACCTCGATGGCCTGTGGCAACGTGGGCCTGAGCGCTGTGCCCCTAGACCTGGCACAACTGGCCACCACTACTACACCACTGATCACGCTGGCCCTGTCAGCGCTGCTGCTCGGCCGTCGCCACCACCCGCTACAATTTGCTGCCATGGGCCCACTCTGCCTGGGGGCTGCCTGCAGCTTGGCTGGTGAGCTCCGGACACCTCCTGCTGGCTGTGGCTTCCTGTTGGCTGCTACCTGCCTCCGTGGCCTCAAGTCCATTCAGCAGA GTGCCCTGCTGCAGGAGGAGAGGCTGGACGCGGTGACCCTGCTGTACGCCACCTCGCTGCCCAGCTTCTGCCTGCTGGCGGGCGCGGCCCTGGTGCTGGAGGCTGGTGTGGCACCGCCGCCCGCTCCCACCAACTCCCACCTCTGGGCCTGCATCCTGATCAGCTGCCTCCTGTCCGTGCTCTACAACTTGGCCAGCTTCTCCCTGCTGGCTCTCACCTCTGCCCTCACCGTCCATGTCCTGGGCAACCTCACTGTCGCGGGCAACCTCATCCTGTCCCGGCTCCTGTTTGGCAGCCGCCTCAGCGCCCTCAGCTATGTGGGCATTGCACTCACCCTTTCAGGAATGTTCCTTTACCACAATTGCGAGTTCGTGGCCTCCTGGGCTGCCCGCCGTGGCCTCTGGCGGAGGGACCAGACTGGCAAGGGTCTATGA